A DNA window from Arachis duranensis cultivar V14167 chromosome 3, aradu.V14167.gnm2.J7QH, whole genome shotgun sequence contains the following coding sequences:
- the LOC107480522 gene encoding probable galacturonosyltransferase 4 codes for MIRYLQDSRNVSLDEAWRASPLATLGDNKQGNEGNTLEKADDGGGENVNGEDAIDVDDSDAKLTKSDRASDRESQVKFESDEDQNKWILNSASSNINKKILSGETNKQKEQMPPDAKVQQLKDQLIQAKIFLSLPVVKSNSHLTRELRLRVKEVSRTLGDASKDSDLPRNANERMKAMEQTLLKGKQAQDDCAAVVKKLRAMIHSTEEQLHAHKKQTLFLTQLTAKTLPKGLHCLPLRLTTEYYNLNSSQQQFPNQEKLEDPRLYHYAIFSDNILAAAVVVNSTAVNAKDTSKHVFHIVTDRLNYAAMRMWFLANPPGNATIQKGPTA; via the exons ATGATAag atatttacaGGATTCTAGGAACGTCTCCCTAGACGAAGCGTGGCGGGCTTCCCCGCTTGCCACCCTAGGTGACAACAAGCAAGGGAATGAAGGGAACACCTTGGAGAAAGCTGATGACGGTGGTGGCGAAAATGTAAATGGCGAAGATGCTATTGATGTTGATGACAGTGATGCAAAGCTCACTAAATCAGATCGTGCTTCTGATCGCGAGTCTCAAGTTAAG tttgagTCCGACGAAGATCAAAACAAATG GATATTAAACAGCGCCTCCAGCAacataaacaagaaaattctCTCAGGGGAAACCAATAAGCAGAAAGAACAAATGCCACCAGATGCTAAGGTACAGCAACTCAAAGATCAACTCATCCAGGCTAAAATCTTTCTTTCCTTGCCAGTAGTAAAAAGTAACTCCCATCTTACACGGGAACTACGACTACGGGTAAAGGAAGTTTCACGAACACTTGGAGATGCAAGCAAGGATTCTGACTTACCTAGGAA TGCAAATGAGAGAATGAAGGCGATGGAACAAACTTTGTTGAAAGGGAAGCAAGCTCAAGATGATTGTGCTGCTGTTGTGAAGAAGCTTCGGGCTATGATCCACTCAACAGAGGAGCAGCTCCATGCACACAAGAAGCAGACTTTGTTCTTAACACAATTAACAGCAAAAACATTGCCAAAAGGTCTTCACTGTCTTCCACTGCGCCTTACAACTGAGTATTATAACTTGAATTCTTCTCAGCAACAGTTCCCCAATCAAGAGAAGTTAGAAGACCCTCGACTATACCATTATGCAATATTCTCAGACAACATATTGGCTGCGGCTGttgttgtgaattcaactgctGTTAATGCTAAG GACACCTCAAAGCATGTTTTTCACATTGTTACCGACAGACTCAATTATGCAGCAATGAGGATGTGGTTTTTGGCAAATCCACCCGGCAATGCAACCATTCAG